In Dendropsophus ebraccatus isolate aDenEbr1 chromosome 14, aDenEbr1.pat, whole genome shotgun sequence, the following proteins share a genomic window:
- the NHERF1 gene encoding Na(+)/H(+) exchange regulatory cofactor NHE-RF1, with protein MAPERTCVLEKTPSGFGFHLHSEKSRPGQFVRLVEPGSAAEKSGLRAGDRLIRVCGEDVRELSHQQVVGKIRAATDKLILEVEGAEKGQETPQVVEQPTASVPEMSERRPRLCTMKKHSGGYGFNLHSDKSHPGQYVRAVDPDSPAERSGLLPKDRILEVNGENMLGKQHADVVNAIKAGGDETTLLVVDPETDKYFQECHVTPGREHLTGPLPEKVANGGIEKEEMADAHLENDAPRDSASSPDLLPIDMSPDESQKDIPDSGPPPNSDPVPDAEALDLNMSLALAKERAHQKRSQKKAPTMDWSKRKEVFSSL; from the exons ATGGCCCCGGAACGGACGTGCGTTCTGGAGAAGACTCCCTCGGGCTTCGGCTTCCATCTGCACAGTGAGAAGAGCCGGCCGGGGCAGTTCGTAAGACTTGTGGAGCCGGGCTCGGCTGCCGAGAAGTCAGGGCTCCGGGCGGGGGATCGGCTGATCCGGGTGTGTGGGGAGGATGTGAGAGAACTCAGCCACCAGCAGGTGGTCGGCAAAATCCGGGCGGCCACCGATAAGCTGATCCTGGAGGTGGAAGGAGCCGAGAAGGGTCAGGAGACGCCtcag GTTGTGGAACAGCCAACAGCATCTGTCCCCGAGATG AGTGAAAGACGTCCCAGGCTGTGTACAATGAAGAAACACTCTGGTGGGTATGGATTCAATCTGCACAGTGACAAGAGTCATCCAGGGCAGTATGTCCGAGCAGTCGATCCTGACTCCCCTGCTGAACGGTCTGGACTCCTTCCCAAAGATCGAATATTGGAG gtgaaTGGAGAAAACATGTTGGGAAAACAACACGCTGATGTGGTGAATGCCATCAAAGCTGGTGGGGATGAAACAACTCTGCTTGTGGTGGATCCAGAGACGGATAAATACTTCCAGGAATGTCATGTGACACCTGGACGGGAACACTTGACAG gTCCTTTGCCAGAAAAAGTTGCCAATGGAGGCATTGAAAAG GAGGAGATGGCAGATGCACATTTGGAGAATGATGCTCCTAGAGACTCTGCGTCTTCTCCAGACCTTTTGCCAATAGATATGTCACCAGATGAGAGTCAAAAG GATATTCCAGACTCTGGTCCACCACCCAACTCTGATCCTGTGCCTGATGCTGAAGCCCTTGATCTTAACATGTCACTGGCTTTAGCTAAGGAGCGAGCCCATCAAAAGCGTTCCCAAAAGAAGGCACCAACTATGGACTGGAGTAAAAGAAAAGAAGTTTTCAGCAGCCTGTAA